The Pecten maximus chromosome 6, xPecMax1.1, whole genome shotgun sequence DNA window ATTACAGCTCTAATCGTTCGATCAAGGATTTAGTATGCTTGACACTTTCTCGTGTTGTAAACGATGCCAGAATTGATGTTGCTCTCTCGTATCGCCTAGAAATATCAGGAAAGAGAACGCAGAATCTTAACGATATCACGTGACTGTCTAAACGATTGTCAAACAGCGGTTAACGTGATCCGAGATCGTCAACTTAAATCAAACAACAGTCATTCGGTCTACTGCAATGCAGAAATGGTTACTCTTTTGCAGGTTTCGGCGCTGTTTTCTGCGACAACATCAAAGCTCATATTTCAGATTGTGAATGATGTTTTATTTCGTTTACCAGACTTAGAAAGCATGAATGTCAAAAATCCCATTTTTGCAATAAATAAGAATGAcgtaaatcaataaaaaaaatgacacatttaGAATCAATTACTGATGAAAAATGTCGTTGACATTTAATACTGTTTTTTTTCAACCCGGAAGTTGTCGTGTCTTGAATTTACAATTTGCTACCATGCAGTATTTCAAATGTCAGTTAAATGGAAATATGAGCAATTTAAAAGAGGATAGAGAAAGTACACACTAAGATGAGGAATACAATGTACGTGTATCAAAGAATTATCATTATTGCTATACCACGACAAATAGTGGCCACAGTGTACGTGCTTGTGTACCGTAAAGGAGCCAAGTACGAAAAAAGTGTTCTTCAGTGATACAATGGTATTGGGTGGGTTAATGAGAAGTATGTCAGCCTGTTAACGACAAAGTGATAGGAGGTTCCGGCATCATGTgccattttgaaatatattcttgacatacaaaataaaacgcAGATGagataaaattaaatttgaaacgAATATAATGCACGTATATGAATTATATTGATTGTTTGATTAAGGATATATAAAAAATTAGAATAAATGTTAAGAGCAACCAGACTCTCTCATCACAGTAATTGTTGTATATGGGATATGAGAATAGTGTATATGTCATTACGAAATCATGAATTGCCATCCATTGTGTTAATTCTGACGTCATTGTCTCATTATTTGGTGTGACGTATGTGCATTATAATATGACGTATTACTCAAATATATTCTTTGTGGGACACATGTCCTATCTCAATAGCCTCTTTGTATAGTCTGAAACATGCTCTGGTGGTACCTCGCTACAAGGAACTGGATCATCTTGATGATTTATAGTATCACTTATCCTAACAAAGTATCAAATTGGAATACAGATATGTTAACAAGTTACATCACTAGACCGACGGGCATGGTGTCACAGTGTTAACTACTGGTAAATCGAAAGTAAAGAACTTCATTCCATTTCCGTTCCACTTAAATTCCAGCCTCATAGTGTTGTTAACGGATTTTAGGTAGCATTTGTTAACAGCAAATATTTCAAGAGGTCTATATCAGTGACGTATCATATTGGTTTCTTAGAAACTGCATATTTTtcgttaattaaattaaatagaTAACTGACATATAATAAAGGTAGTATCTATAATTCGACATTCctaatgacatttttttttcatgtatttttaACTGCACGATAGAACCGGGTCAAAAAACCTTGTTTTAATAatcatattaatgatattttacgTAAGGATATCGCTACTGATAAATAGTTATACGGGACGTCTATAATCTGtttttgtctgatgaaggtgacagtgtaaaTACCGTATAAACATTTGGATTGGTTGTGTAACAAAATCCAAATATAAACCATACTTTTCAATCTGAAGAAAATGTTCAGAAATATCAttaatgatagtaataaaaaaTCCGTTATCTAACTTTAAGATGttgtgtacatttgtacatgtatgtcaaaatTGTAGCTACGCTGTTTCTAGAAATATCTTGTATTGACTTCCGATATACAGGTATTGTGCAAAAGACACCGTattcaatataatattttaactTTAGTAATAGATACAACTGTTACGTCTTATTAGGACTCATTAGTGATGCTAGGGGTCAGTGTTGAAATCCAGAAAGAGGTCAGGAAAGTAAAAATGAACCTAAGAATAGAGAAGCGAAAGTGCATGGGCACCATCTCATAAGAACTATAGATTGTGAAGGTGTtgaatacatgtaatatgcatGTAATAATATCGTCAATAGACCGCCCGACACTAAGATATTATCAATGGTATGTCTAGAAGTGTTCAGGGAGTCTAATATTGAAATACCTCTAAACTGTGGATACGGAGGCTTTATTTCTACATTAAAATAGCGGCAGTTGTTGGCTGTTGTTTTCAAACTATTATCACTGTGTAGTTTTATGATAAGTCTACATCAAACACCTGGCTTGTTATCTTTAAACGTTTATCGCTAAGTATCATAAATATAATTCAACATTTTAAACGGCTAAAAATCATGAGATGTTTTTTTAAACCAATATCTCTTAGAAGCATAAAGATGTTTCCACACCAAAACAGCTGCAAATTGTGGGTTCTTTTCAAACTGCAGCCTCTAGAAATCCTAAAAAAATATTCTACATTAAAAGCATCACCGAACTGCAGTCTGTACCTTTCGGAGTAGTATCGCTTAGAGGCTTACAgacacatttacattaaaacagTTGTAAACTGGTTGGACTTTTCGAAGTAGTACTGCTACAAGATCTATAGTGCAAAAATCAATTACACACAAGTGGAAGACTGACACCAATGCATTTTTGTGTATGGTATACGAGTTTGTTCCAGCACgggtttttatgttttaaagtTGCGAGTGTTGGCTTCTAGTCAAACAATGGCTAAGGTACCACATAAAACATTTAGGTAGCGTTCCGTACTGCGGTTTCTTGTTGCAGCTTTATTTTCTCTTTGGAGATAAATTAACATCGTTTGTCATAGTTTATGGCATCATAGCTGCACGTACATTTCACGCGCGTTATCTGACAGTGAATGATGTCATCATGGGTTTGTACTTAAGTCGTTATGTTACCATTGAACGGTCGTCAGGTTGAATTTATCATCAATATGAATGCAATCAAACAATTGACAGAAAAAAAGAGTGACGGCACacttaaaaaacatttttagaaATTCACAAGAAGTAAAATTTATTGTAACTTTatgaatttgaaatttcataattgattttacattttttgctTGCAGAATGCAGTTTTCTGATAAGTtgagtttttattttcatacctCAATGAAAATACCTTAAATTGCACGAAAAACGTGGTGTCACAATGAGACCATTGGCGTTGCGTGTTATGACGTTATATTATTCCAGTCAATGAAGACCGAAAAgcaaaatgtaaatacaaagATGATAATTTTGTATATAGCAGTCTATGAGCTATATGAGTACTTATAAAAAGAATGGAAATACtagaatatatatgtaatctTTGTAATAAAAAAGTATACGAGTAGTGGAAATTCAAATACCAGACCAAATAATAATTACAGTTatgcaaaatgaaaaatacagtgtatacaaataCAGTTTTATCAAACATGTGAATGCAAAGATACGAAACTAACCATGTTTCCAGACGTCGCTTCGATTAAAACAATGCCGACAGAGGTGTCATTGTGCCCTATATTAATCTGTGCAATACACGTGTACCGATGGTAATAACATCTCGTAATAAATCCGTTACCTTACCCCCGGGTCTGTTTGGTGGTATTTTATGGATATATCTCTCACGGTatgttgttaaaatgaaatagtTTCACTAATCTGTGCCCCCAAACGTTTCCAATACaccttaaaacatattttttgtcGTCTTGTGCAATTTTGAATGGCAGAGTGCACTAGCGCAGATGTTCTTGGTTCGATAATGACATTGATAAATGAGTTAAGCTTAGATATCCGCGCCAGAAGTTTATTATATTTAACGCTGACAAATACGTTATGCCATTTCTGAAGtaaatttattttctataaataatcTTAAACTTAAcatgaaaaacaaacaatggaACCTGAAAATAATGCTTTACAGTAGTGCTTTAACAAATATTCACAGAAtgaaaagaaaaggaaaaaataaataaattatcacaattagaaaatatgaaaatatcaataattaagaTCATATTAGGTACCGACTTTCCATACCTAGCTGTATAAGTTTTAAATGTTGGATAAAAAATAACCAAACTAATTGGTTTAAATTACTATCGTAAATTCGTTTTATACAGGAAATTGTAAGTGAGACGTATGTcatgcttgttgatatgtcGAGTGGTTCGTTGTCAGCCCCTAAATCTCATTTGAGATTTTGACTTaacttgacctagatttatatggcgggtgtcgccgtgacctagatttgtatggcgggtgtcgtcgatgaagcagaagacgcttacacATTTGGGACATCTGGTCTTAATCTACTGatactttttaaattttactatCGTTGAATTGATTATGAATTTGAATTACGATTTCGTTGATATGTAGAAATTCATTGTTCTTATTGTACAAAAACACACAATATAGTACCACGTTGTCCACAACTTcagtcagtgatattagggacatcatacagctgctttGTCCTCTTAGGATACGTCAGTGGTGTCAGGGACATTATCTAGCTTTTTTGTCCtccaaggactcgtcagtgatgttggggacattattcagctgttttgtcctcctagGATACGTCAGTGGTGTCAGGAACATTATCCAGCTTTTTTGTCCTccaaagactcgtcagtgatgttagggacatcatacaactgttttgtcctcctatgagtcgtcagtgatgtttggggcattatacagatgttttgccctcctaggactcgtcagtgatgttagggacatcatgcagctgtttttcctcctaggacacgtcagtgatgctaaAGGCTGAAATGTTCAATCATTAACCAGAATTACTTTTAAATCAGCCATTTCTGATGATTTCATTCTTAAAGGTCACATTACAACACTGAATGATGTCATTTAAACTGGCCGATATATGCACTGAAATGTTCAATcattagagacatcatacagctgttttgccctcctaggacacgtcagtgatgctaaAGGCTGAAATGTTCAATCATTAACCAGAATTACTTTTAAATCAGCCATTTCTGATGATTTCATTCTTAAAGGTCACATTACAACACTGAATGATGTCATTTAAACTGGCCGATATATGCACTGTATTGTATTGCATtgtattttagatttttttaattacattaatTAATAACATCTCTTTTCTGGTACTAGCTTTCCCGACGGAGGTGGAATGTGAACTATATGTGGACAGCTTTGATTCTATCAATGAGGCTAATATGGTAAGTTGTTAAAACAGACATCAATCTGTTAAAACTAAAGATTGTAATGAAGTCATCTGTTGTTTcgatatattatcatatttaagCGACGTACTGTTAAGGACATTAAACAATTTAGAAGTTAAATGTATTAGAAACTTATTTGCCGAAATATCTGTGTCCAAACATCAATTCAGTACCATTAGTTTCGTAATATATTTTCTACTTTTAGTTTCGTATTATATTTTCAACTTTTAGTTTCGTATTATAAAGCTAGTTCCTTTAGTTTCGTATCTTGAtagtattttttctttatttagtCTTAACCGGCATGTGCCATTTTTATGTGCGTTCGTTGCTATACTGTTATACAACTTCATCGATATTAAATTGAACGTTATCTATGTACGGGAGAACCTCACCACGACGTTCCTCGTTACCTAATCACCCgttgataactatatatacagaaatatgtaaCTTACGCCGTTGTCGTGTATTGGAAAGTATAAGAGTTGATGGGCAGGGGTATAATCTCTTCTTCTTTATTCTGTTTCAGGATTTCACCGTTagtatttttatacatttgatgtggCAGGACCTCCGCTTCCTTACATGGCTACGTCTGACGGACAATAATTCATACATCGAAGCAGACTCTAAACGATTAGCAAATTTATGGGTTCCGGATTTATATTTCCCAAACGAAAAGAAAGCATTCTTCCATAACGTTTTCATGCCTAACAAAATGCTTAGGATATTTGGAGATGGGAAGGTATCTTACACAGCGAGGTAAGTACATTGTACTATGTAAGGATGTGCAGCCCATGTCGTTAGAGGTGGACGCGTGATCATTAGCCTGTCTTCTGACTCCAATAGGGCGGTACATCATTTTGTTTGTGCACACATGTAAAAGGAACCGTTTAGAACGATTCTGTAGTTATCAAGCAATGTGAGCTCTTAACAGTATTTCACATTTGGAGAAAATAAATAGTTCACTTTGCAATGTCTTAAAATTTTGATTATGAATATTCTCTTCGAATCTGACTTCGGCCTCTTTTCAAACGGCCGAACTACCCCTATGCTCTTGTTAGTACAAGTAAGTCAAGTTTGTGTTCTCAAACACTTTGACACAGGCGCCATAATCACTTATGTAAATGTTCGAGTCAAGTTTCGttattgtttaaatttcatatgcaaTTAACGTAAAATTAAATGTCATGGTctattattgttttaatgtgtTACGTCACCAACGTCAATAATCATTATCAAAATGTGTGGGGCTATTTAAACTGAATTGGCATAGACAAATGTCTGGTACTCAATAAAAATGATAGGGAGGAAACTAAACTTCAATTACACGTACACATTTTGCCTGGTTGTTAATGACTCTCTTAAATATAAGCAAAGATATATgcatttatttgtttacttttgttttcCCAACAGACTTTCACTGACACTAAGTTGCCCAATGGATCTACACCATTACCCGTTTGATGAACAACAATGCCCTATTATAATGGAAAGTTGTAAGTATTGTCAACCTTACCAATAATTCCGTCAAAGAAAGTGTCAGTATTGTCAACCTCACCAATCATTCCCTGAGAGAAAGTGTAAGTGTTGTCAACCTTACCAATCATTCCCTCAGAGGAAGTGTAAGTGTTGTCAACCTTACCAATCATTCCCTCAGAGAAAGGGTAAGTGTTGTCAACCTTACCAATCATTCCCTCAGAGAAAGTGTAAGTGTTGTCAACCTTACCAATCATTCCCTCAGAGAAAGTGTAAGTATTGTCAACTGTACCAATTGATTCGTCAAAGAAAGTGTAAGTATTGTCAACCTTACCAATCATTCCCTCAGAGAAAGTGTAAGTGTTGTCAACCTTACTAATCATTCCCTCAGAGAAAGTGTAAGTATTGTCAACCTTACCAATCATTCCCTCAGAGAAAGTGTAAGTATGGTCAACCTTACCAATCATTCCGTGAAAGAAAGTGTAAGTATTGTCAACCTTACCAAACATTCCGTCGAACAAAGACGAATTGGAATACGATTCcatacattgatatttcagtaaaaatattGATACTTACTCGCAATTTTCATACATATTAGATTCTGATATTAATTTAGATGTGTGATATAACCAACAGATAAAGATATTTATTAACCAATTCTCAGCGAATTTGATTATGTTtaggaaaaaaaattgaattaacGATTTCACCCATTTAAGGCATCGTTGTAATACCTAGTATGAGATAGAGTAATAACTTAAGATGTGATAAAACATCTAAACAATTATTGCACTTTTATAGATGCCATGTTAACACCAATTAAAGATCGTCTAATTCTGTGTAAAAGCCGAGTATTATCTTACTTAATCACCACGCAAAAATTCTCAAATTATGATGACATtactgtttattttaaaattgttttacaGTTAGCTACgatgaaaacaatataataatgaaatggATAGGAGAAAATACAACGGATGGGACTGAAGACGCTGTACAAATTAACCGGGAGATCACTCTACCTCAGTTCGAGGTGTACGACATCGCGTCTACCAGCTTCAAGCGAGAGCGAAAAGGATCTTATGGTACAATTCTCTTACTGTTTTTCTGGAGAGTACATTTAGAGTAACAGGGTAAAAGTTCAGAGAAAGACCAGTGTGGTACTAATTGCATTCGATGGAATTGAAGATTGATAGAGATGAAAGAATCCTtttttttcgagaaaaatcacattaaaaataattaattaccACATCTATAGTATTACACAGGTTcgaaaaaaatacaatgatatCGTATAGATATCTTCTTGAAGAGCAATTATCCCAGTACTATCCAGAGGGATATGCACTCTCTtaataatttctttatttaatcattattaGTATGTATATCAGTCCCCTCCCCCaaacaaaccccccccccccccttccaaaaaaaaccaaaaaaaacaacaacaagacaagtaaaaaacaaaaaacaatgcGTTTTTAAAAACAGGTCTGTTTCTTTGTTCTAGCCCGACACAGTGGTTTACGGACGGACTTCTACTTGGCACGAAACATTGGGTATTACGTGGTGCAAATGTATATCCCAAGTATCCTTGTTGTTATGTTGTCATGGATATCATTCTGGCTGAACGTCAACGCCGTACCTGGTAGGATATCTCTAGGAGTTCTAACCGTGCTTACCATGACGACACAAAGCTCGAGCGTGAACGCCTCTCTGCCTCGAGTTTCCTATACCAAGGCTATAGATATCTGGATGTCTGTGTGCCTCTTGTTCGTTTTCGCCGCACTGATAGAGTTTGCTGTGGCGAATGTTCTCAGTAACAAAGACAATAATAAGGGATTGAAAGTTAAAAGTATGTTTCATATACTCAAACCAGGTTCTAAAAAGAAAAAGCCGAAAACTGAGGTaagttatcaataaaaaaaaaaaaaaaaaaaaaatgtattaggAAGAAATATCTCAAGagatctaaaaataaaaaatctgaattattatcattttgaacCTCATTCTGATACAAAAATACAGATAACGTATCTTATCTATTCCATAACTATTACGAAGAAATAGAAAAGAGGGTCAGTAATTTCGTTAGATATGTTAAACCTCAccatttgttatatttatgtatcCATTCAATGTCCATTACCATTTGCTAAACGAGATAATAAATATCTAAGACAAAGAATTGTATATAAATGCCCATAAAACTCATATCGGGTAAGCTTGATAGAGAATATGTGCTAGCCATAACTGTAAAATAAAAGTACTTGGCGCTGCATGGTTTCATAAAAAATGAGTTAACAGTTATGAGAATATGTTTGCATTTCAAATACAATACAGGTTATGCACACACCATTTCTTATTATAAAACATCGCTTTTCAAATATGACATACCAACTTCAGATATACCAGGTGATCCATGCGTTATAGATTACTGTAATTCTTAACAGCAGTAAATCCTGGTACCAAAGGTTTCTTATGAGTGTTTGAATGGTGAAACACTTCTTCATTTACGTTTGAGATTGTACACATCATTTTAACTTAATCATAACCTACATAACGTAATTATTACTGTATAGAcaatgatatctatatatagctcCTTTGAAAGcgttttcatttcaataaaagtTGAGCTGAAGTTTCGTCGTTAGACTAGCTCAatattttcgttattttttGTAATGGTTTTGTGGTATTGCAAACCGTAGCAGAAATCAATGCCGTTTTATACTGTTTTATGACTGTTAAGAAATGGATGATTTAATTATAAGTGATGTAATTTGACAATTTTATACTGGCACAAGAATACAATAACAAATTCAGTTCTTATTAATAACAATTAGTTCTCCATGACATCCACGTCGTAAAAGAACCTTAGTCTGTAGCCGAGCACTGATATGTAGCATATGTGTTTGGCCTACGACGTCACAGATATAATACAGATGCTAATAATGAATACCATATACAAGCCTGTTAAAATCAACCTGCTATTTTACTGTACAGCACGGGTTATTGATTAGTTCACAAGATTTCGATacaaaaggatttttttttcaagaaatttatgaaatatatggatggcaatgaatgaaatattttttttcgcGGTTTTATTCACCAGAAAAAgctaaaacatatttattttaggAGTATCATTCCTATTTCAGATCCTAGTCGGCGAGGACGGTGAAATGAGACTTGATCCGGAAAGGGACCCCACAATCCAACGTAAAAAGGTGTCGGGAATGGTGTTTGCCATGTACCTGGATGTAGCCTCCCggtttttatttccatttttctTTGCCCTGTTTAATCTTGTATACTGGGCCCATTACTTATCCACCAGTTAGTTCGGACACCATTTTAGTGTTTGCTTCCAAACAACTTAGAAATATTATCATTGATCTCTTGAAAGCGTTAAAtcataccatgtatataatcaagtatatgcaaagatttttttctctctttggATACTTTGTTATTAAATGTCATCTCCGAAGTTTCCTTTTTAATATGTTAACAAATTGTCCATGGTGATATCTGCCTTCTCCGTGATTTTTATGTGTTGATAATTTGGGTCGGCGTTGTCAAATAAAAGTCACGGATGTCAGAAATTAAAGTCACATGcagtatgtcagagttgttaCTAACTTGGCTTAAGAAAATGTTTTGTGTtagaaaatcaaatattgattataaagtgttattgatattgagatgtttgtatattaaaacattactaAGTTTATCTTATAAACCATGTTACTATTAACGGTTTTACgggatatttgaaaaaaatagaatatatactatataagttCTACTGTTGCTAGAGTATAgcataatatattatatatataaaaatcttttaaactTGACACAATGTTTTCGATTACTAGTCAGCTCTTGAATATATGTGTGTAATGCAGTATCAACATAGGAAAATATACGTATGGTCTATTTCATGTTATCCTATTATCAATAGACTGTTAGTAATGGTACAACTATGGTCTATTTCATATTATGTTATTATTAACATACTTGTATTAATGATACAAGTATGGTCTGTTGCGTATcgttattttgtatatatgctTGATGGACATTTTCATGTACATTTAAATggatttaaatgtttttgtaatTCTGTGACTTATCATGATCATCATCGGGTTACTGCAATGTGATATCCTACCACCTGTTGGTGAAATCTTATCTTTATTGTTGTTAACTgcaaacaaataattatattgtcGTTATGACGtatgacatttaatagtaaaTGCTGTTTTTGAATGATTATTCTATGTCGATAACGATAAATATAACATGGGAATCTATGGACCGTTTCACCATCTGTGCTTCAAATATTAGGTAAACTTACTAAAAATTTTAATCATGGAAAGAACAGCATTCACAGAAAAAACTACTTGTATCCATTTATTTCGTAAACCGAAATATTATCCAGTCACTATCTAGAGTATTTGTActtaacctttgaccttacagatttaaatatgaaaaaaatgtcaagCTAGTAGGTAAAAATCctaaacagaaaacaaaatagttATTATTAAAAAGACATCCTTCATATCAAATGCCCTGGAAAATCAGTCTCATCAATAAGGATGTATAACAATACTGTTTCCTAACATCCTTGAATTAGTCATCGTCTCGTTAAATGTGTATGAATAACATTTACCATATAAACTCTGTCTTATATCCTTCTATTATTCTTTTGTAAATCACCGCTATTAAATCCATAGTTACCATCTTTAACGTTATAGCTGTCATTTCatcaattatttcaaaagttGCTGTAAAATTAGATACTTTCGTGGGGCTCAATTTTCGTGGGTTGAAAAATGCATTTTGTGGGTACTGTGTTTCAAGAATAATAGGTCTCAGAAAAGCAAATTAACTTCGAAGTAAATATGAAAACATCTTCTCTATTATATAAGAATTTTTAAGTATATCAATCCTTGACTTAAATTGATGAATGGGTTAGACAGTGATTTTATTCCAGACTTTTCATTCCTCTCTCCCTATGTACATATATGAATGGGTGGATGGAATGTGCATACACGAATTCAACGAAAAATCAAGCCCcgctaaaattaaatttttcagtattttatttttgaaatccGGATATACAATGTCCGAATTACCATTATTTAGTATTATTTAAAATACAGTTTTAATATCCATCCACATTTATCAGCTTCGAACGTGTCGTAGAAGAAATCTGCACCAACCGCTGTTGTTTACGAAgatgttttctttttgaaaatggCTGGCAATTTGTCTGTGTATAGTTAGTTAATATGTTAGGTCATACATACTTTGGTTAAGCGgtatgaataaaataaattgtcatactgtatatgATGAAAATACACAGCTTACCCTAAAGATAAAAACACACACGATTATAAAACTAATACTAATTACTAATGTTGGACGACGTTATGGCCTGcatgtaagaaaaaaaaatgggtttACCATTTCATCCGGATAATTTTGTACGACTtgtttgcctttgtccagtaAAGCCTAATTAAAAACGGTGATCATGTTTACAATTAATATGCCTAATTAAGGTAAGTATACCTTATGTCACACAATTCCTGTTATAAATGAGCGAATGTGAAAACGTATGTGTGTGAAA harbors:
- the LOC117329630 gene encoding glycine receptor subunit alpha-2-like, producing MRIWIIQRKLFLHITMLILFHDQVWTNAEDNKKDLTRMLELIEEQVGNTPPNFNDAFPTEVECELYVDSFDSINEANMDFTVSIFIHLMWQDLRFLTWLRLTDNNSYIEADSKRLANLWVPDLYFPNEKKAFFHNVFMPNKMLRIFGDGKVSYTARLSLTLSCPMDLHHYPFDEQQCPIIMESFSYDENNIIMKWIGENTTDGTEDAVQINREITLPQFEVYDIASTSFKRERKGSYARHSGLRTDFYLARNIGYYVVQMYIPSILVVMLSWISFWLNVNAVPGRISLGVLTVLTMTTQSSSVNASLPRVSYTKAIDIWMSVCLLFVFAALIEFAVANVLSNKDNNKGLKVKSMFHILKPGSKKKKPKTEILVGEDGEMRLDPERDPTIQRKKVSGMVFAMYLDVASRFLFPFFFALFNLVYWAHYLSTS